The genomic DNA AATGGCGACTATTTAGCCTACAATACTCAAAAATTACAACGTCCGGATTTACTAAAAAACAAAAATACTCGCGTCATTAACATGAATTTACTAGGCCAAGCATTACTAGAGTTAGACCCGCCGGTAAAGTCTTTATTTGTGTACTGTTCGAATCCTGCGGTTGTTGCTCCTGAAGCCAATAAAGTAAGAGAAGGACTGGCACGAGAAGATCTCTTTGTCGTCGTACATGACTTATTTTTAACTGAAACGGCAAAATACGCTGATATTGTACTTCCTGCAACATCATCCTTTGAAAATACAGATTTTTATACATCGTATTGGCATCATTATATTCAGATTCAGCAGCCTGTCATTGAACGATATGGAGAGTCTAAATCAAATACAGAAGTGTTCCGATTGCTGGCAAAAGAAATGGGCTTTGATGATCGAGTTTTTGATGAGTCAGATGAAGAAATGATTGCGCAAGCACTTGATCACCCAAACAATCCTTACTTAGAAGGAATTGACTATGAAACATTAGTTGAAAAACAATATGTCAAAGCAAACGTAAAACCTTTATTTCCTGGAAAACTGCCAACACCCAGCGGAAAAATCGAGTTATATTCAAAAAAGATGGAAGACGACGGGTATCCCCCGCTGCCAACCTATACACCTCTAGTTGACGATGGGGACTTTCCATTTCTATTTGTTCCCGGACCAAATCATAATTTTTTAAACTCAACCTTTTCAAATAATGAAAAACATATTTCTCTTGAAAAAGAACCACGCTTGCATATGAATGTCAAAGATGCTTTAGCAAAAGGCATTCATGATGGAGATCAAGTCAGAGTTTGGAACCATCGCGGAGAATGTGAAATGAAAGTTTCAGTAGGTGAAAACGTACTTCCAGGTGTTGTCGTCACCCAAGGATTATGGGGAGGTGCGAAACAGCTTGTAAACTCACTTACCCCGGATCGATTAGCAGATATGGGCGGCGGAGCGACATTCTTTTCCGGCCGTGTAGATGTGGAGAAACTGTAAGTTTGTAATGATAGTAGATTAAAAGAGGCTGTCTCAAAAGCCTAAGGGTCAGACCCTTATGAGACAGCCTCTTTTTTATTTAATTTTAACCCTAGCTAATCTCAAACTGTTTATCTTTAACAGAAATTTTAAGAGAGCCAATCATTATCCAAAGAAAGTCTGAAACAATAAATATGCGTTTAGGCTGATAATCACAATAGCTACAATCCAAGCAATAACTTTCAACCATAATGGGTTAGCGAATTCCCCCATTTTCTTTTTATCGCTTGTGAATTGTATTAGAGGAACCACCGCAAAGGAAAGCTGCAAAGACAGAATAACTTGGCTCAAAATAAGTAATTGCGCCGTTCCGCTTTCGCCATAAAGAGCAGTTACAACAACGGCTGGGACAATGGCAATCAATCGAGTGATAAGCCTTCTTAACCAACCAGGAAGGCGAATGTTTAGAAAACCTTCCATCACGATTTGACCAGCTAACGTTCCTGTTAATGTTGAGTTTTGTCCCGAAGCCAACAAAGCAACTCCAAATAAAATACTTCCAAGTGTTGTTCCAAGCAATGGAGCAAGCAAATGATAAGCATCACCAATCTCCGCAACATCCTTCATTCCTGCTTTATGGAATGCAGCAGAAGAAACAATTAGGATCGATGCATTAATAAATAAAGCAAAGAATAAGGCAATGGTTGAATCCCAAGTGGCAAATTTGATCGCTTGCCGTTTACCCAATGTTGTTCGATCGTATTGGCGTGTCTGCACAATGGAAGAATGCAGATAAAGATTATGAGGCATTACGGTTGCACCTAAAATACCGATTGCGATATAGAGCATTGATGGATTGTTAATAATCTCTGTGCTTGGCACAAACCCCTTCAATATACCGCCTACATCGGGCTTAGAAAGAAAGATTTCAGTCGCAAAGCAAGCACCAATGGTTAGAATTAAAATAATCACGAGCGTTTCAATATAACGAAAACCTTTATTCTGCAATAACAATACGACCAATACATCCAGAGCTGTTATTATGACTCCATATATTAACGGAATTCCAAACAACAAATTTAAAGCGATTGCTGAACCGATCACTTCCGCTAGATCACAAGCTGCGATGGCTAACTCGCATAAAATCCATAAGACCATTGCCACTGGCTTACTATAATGATCTCGACAAGCTTGGGCTAAATCCCTTCCTGTTACAATTCCCAACTTGCCAGCTAATGCTTGAAGCAATATTGCCATTAAATTTGAAAGCAAAATAACTGAAAGTAACGTGTATCCGAACTGGGAACCTCCTGCAATATCAGTTGCCCAGTTTCCCGGATCCATATACCCCACGGCTACTAAGTATCCTGGTCCAGCAAACGCCAGAAACTTTTTGATCCAAGAACCCTTCTTTGGTATTCGCAAACTTCTATATACTTCGGGCAGCGTTGGTTGTGTCCGTTTATTTCTCCAACCATCATCAACAGCTGCCAGTTTTTTTATATTTTCACTCATAATTATCACCTCATTATTGGTTTGTACTAAATATTTTGCATTAAGGAAACTTTTAAGCTAAAAAAATTTGCTCCTACACTTAAAATTAGTTATATGTAAGAGCAAAGAAAATGTTGCTTAAATAAATTGTACATCAGAAAATATTTTAGTCAAGGGAAACTTTTATAGTATATTAGTATCGACTCGCTAAGATGCTGCAGAATTCTAAGGCATTTTTTAACAATTCATCCGCGTAAAGATGACAAGCGACAGGTTTAAAGACGATGTTTGTAGTTCAAGTACTTATTTTTGACGGAGAACAGTCTATTATCTGATAACAATATACGGTCTCATCATCTCATAATCCTCGTGCTCCAAGATATGACAGTGCCATACATACAATCCTTCATAAGGACCAAACTTCATAATAATTCGAGTTACCTGGTTAGGATTAGCTCTTACTGTATCCTTCCATCCTCGTTCTTGTGGATCGGGAGGCATCGGAGGACCTGTATAATGGATAATTCTCTCCTTTTTATACTTCTCTACATCGAAATCTCTCCGGTCTAATATTTGAAAATCAATTAAGTGAAGATGAATAGGATGTGTATCCGTAGTTAAGTTAATTAGATACCATATTTCGGTAGATCCCAATTTTGGATTTTCTGTTATGGGGGCATCCCACTGTTTATTATCCAATAGCATGAATTCACGACCGTACTTATCCATATTATCATTTAATGTTAGGTATCGTATCTTTGAAGCTGACTGTTCTTTTATTTTGGGATGAGGCATCATATAAGCCGGAATAACACTCGTATCAACACTTGCCAGTGGAAGAGTCACTCTAAACTGCATTACAGCACTTGTATTTTCATCTACCGGATCTCCGGTTGGAAAAGGCGCGGGCGCATCATTTGTCATGATTATATTCTTGCCCTCAAGATTGGTAAAATCAATGATCACATCTGCTCGTTCTGCGGGTGCCAACATGATTTCTTTGACTCCTATCGGGTATTGCATGAAACCTCCATCCGTCGCGATTTGATAAATAAGTTGTCCGGAATCAAGTTTTAGCCTATAGAAACGAGTGTTGGATGCATTTAACAGCCTGAATCGATATTTACGGGGTTCCACTTTTAGATGCGGCCAAACTTTTCCGTTCACCAAAATGGCATCCCCAATAAATTCAGGAACTATCGACGTTTCTAATTCCGGAACTGGTTTTTCTGGCTGCTTTGGGTAATAAAGAGAACCATCTTTATTAAAAGTCTTGTCTTGTATCATAAGAGGGATCTCATATTCCCCACTTGGTAAATTCAATATACGTTCCCGTTGATCTCTGATAAGATAGAATCCTGCCAATCCAGCATACACATTGAGCCTCGTGATGCCAAGCGCATGGTCATGATACCATTGGGTGCAAGCTCGATTGTAATTATCATATCGATATATTTGTTTTCTAAAATAAGGACCAACTTGTTTGAATCCCTTTGTAAACCAAGCCTCCGGGTAGCCATCGCTTTCCCATTCAACACTAGCGCCATGTACGTGTACCACCGTTCGTACTTCCGGTACATCCACATGGGCGCCATGCACCGTATTGTCAACCGGCAAAAGATGCTTATCTGGAAGATTGTTAATCCATTTAATAAACACTTTTTCTCCGCTCTCTACTTCAATTGTGGGTCCTGGATAACTGCCTTCATAGCCCCATACAGTCGTGTCATTTAACTCACTATGAAATGAATGCTTAAATTCCGTCATATTCACTTCATAATAAGTATGAAACTGATCTTTCCGTAGAGCTTTTAAAATAGGGGGAATGGGGAGCTCATCTACAAATTTAGAGAGAATCATATTTCCGCTCCTTTAACACCTAATGATAATTTTACCTTCTTTCTTTCTAAAGGTTATAAATATTACAAGCCCCGTATGACAAATACAAATGGTTTTTGCAGTTCAAATAGTTCGATTGCTTGAGAAAATCACAGAAAACTTTCATGAGTTTTTACTCGCAACCCTTACATATCAACTAACTAGGTGTTGTTGTTTCCCCTATTTGGGAATATCATGAAAATCGAAAAAAGTTTTGAATTTTTAATTAATAGTCGATATAATGATTTCAACTCAGTTAACTGAGTTAATAAAGTTTAGAGGAGACGAGTTGAGCATGACTAGTATGAGCAGAGTAAAATTAGGGTATTTTGGGGAGTTTGGAGGAAGTTTTGTACCAAATGAACTTCAACATGTATTAAACCACTTAGAGGAACAATTTTTGAAATATAAGGATGATCCGGAATTCCAAGAAGAATTTGCGTTCTATCTTAAAGAATATATTGGCCGGGAAAATCCGCTTACTTTTGCAGAAAATTTAACAAAACAAATTGGCAGAGCGAAGATTTATTTAAAAAGAGAGGATTTAAATCATACCGGCGCTCACAAAATCAATAATGCAATCGGACAGATTCTATTAGCGAAACGAATGGGAGCGAAGCGGATTATTGCTGAAACAGGTGCAGGTCAGCATGGTGTCGCCACTGCTACTGCATGTGCCATGTTCGGAATGGAATGTGTGATTTATATGGGGAAAACAGACACAGAACGTCAAGCACTCAACGTGTTTCGAATGGAACTGCTGGGTGCGAAAGTAGTTCCGGTTGAAAAAGGGCAAGGGCGGCTAAAAGATGCTGTTGATGAAGCTTTAAATGACCTGGTTCAAAACTATCAAAATACGTTTTATTTATTAGGGTCGGCTGTAGGGCCACATCCATATCCAACCATGGTAAAACATTTTCAATCTGTGATAAGCCAAGAATCGAAACGGCAAATTCTCGAAAAAGAAGGGAAGCTCCCTGCTGCAGTAATCGCTTGTATTGGTGGAGGAAGCAATACTATTGGTGCGTTTGCCCACTATATTGATGAACCAAATGTCCGTTTAATCGGTGTCGAACCAAGTGAAGCTCCTACTTTAACTGAAGGGGTTCCAGCTGTAATTCATGGTTTTAAATGCTTAACGCTGCTGGACGAAAATGGGCAGCCTAAACCTACTCATTCCATTGCAGCTGGTTTGGATTATCCTGGTGTCGGACCGGAGCATAGCTATTTGAAAGCAACGGGAAGAGCTGAATATGTGACCGTTACTGGCCAAGAAGCGTTAGCAGCTTTTCAGTTGTTATCCAAAACAGAAGGAATTATCCCGGCTTTGGAAAGTTCCCATGCAATTGCCTATGCTATTAAATTGGCAAAAGAACTCTCCAAAGACGATGCCATAATAGTCAATTTATCCGGCCGCGGTGATAAAGACGTAGAACAAGTATTTAACATGATAAAAAAATAATTTTGTTTCATGACATACTGATAACACAAAAGCCGCCCGAATAGGCGGTTTTTTTGCATTTTCATTCCACAGAAAGACTGTTTTGCCTCCATCCAAATTCGTCAATGTACTTACAGGATTCAATAGCGGATGTATGACATTGGATTAAATGTGAATATTGATGATTTTTATGAGATTCGAACGACGCGTCCATTGAACTTTTGTTTCCAATAACCGTTTGACATATCAGCAATGGCTACACCGGTAGAGCTTTGTGATCCGATGAATTTCCCGTTTCCAATATAAATGCCAACGTGTCCATCCTTTTTATATGTATCAAAGAAAACGAGATCTCCCGGCTGCATTTCGTTTACTGAAATTTGACGCCCTGAATTTTTTAAGGAATCGGTACTGGAACCCACTTTGATGCCTGCTTGTGAAAATGCCCAATGAACGAAACCGGAGCAATCAAATCTTCCATTCGCAATATCATAGGCGGTTCTTCCGCCGCCAAAGACATAGACTGAATTTCCAATATATTTATAGCCTGCTGTAATGACACTGTTTTTGTTTCCATTCGTTCCTTGATTCGTATTCGGCGCAGCAGATACGTCTGTTGCTTTGGCCGAATTATCTAAAATTTGCTTGGAGACCGTAAGATGACTAGCTTTGATATGAGATTCAACCTTTAAAGCAATCTTTTTTTCTTCTTTTTTTGCAAGTTGTTCCTTTCTCAAATTGTATTGTTTTTGCTGCTCTTCGAGTTGAGCCTGCATTCCTTCATGCTCAGTTTTCTTTTCAGTCAAATCAGTAAGTTTGTGTTGTAATGAATCTTGTTTGTTTTTAAGATCCCTTTTTTCATCTTCGTACTGTTCCAAAAGCTCCTTGTCTGCTTGTGCAATCATAACCACTGCACCTGCCCGGTCTACAAAATCACTAAAGCTCTCAGAACCAAGCAGCACTTCCAAATAGCTGACATCACCACCGCCGCTTGCTTGATAAGAAATTGCACGTTCTTTTAATATTTCATTTCGTTTAGCGATTCTTTCTTCTAATTCAACAATCTCTTTTTTAAGCTGTTTGATTTCTGAAGTTGTTTCAATAATATCTGCTTCTGCTTGCACAATCATTTTTTTATTATCTCGTATTGCCTGATCGACTTTCTGTATTTGATAATTTATTCCCGAAAGCTCATTTTTAACTTGGGGAACTTCTTGATCTGACTTTGATATGATTGGTTGAACCTGTCCCTTCAATTCCGGTTTTAGATTTTCCAAGTAATTAACGGATTCTGCTTGTACAAGTGGATTCATAAATCCCATTGCAAGCATTATTGCCGTGCACAGCAGCATCATCATTTTTTTTATCAATCATTGCACCTACTTTCTCTTTTGTGAAAGCAAAAAGATTTACAGATTCATAGCCAACAAAAGTTAAAACACTCACCGAAATATCAAAATCCACAATCAATCATGATTCATTCACAAAAATTTTCAGACTGTTTTGTACTTTTTGAAGTATATCACTCTATTTTGTCATTACAGTAATAGGAACATTACAATTAGATTAAACCGTTCTTTGTTTTTTAAATGTGCCGAGGTTATTGATTACTTTTCGAAAAAAATTGACTTTGTTATAAAAAACACCTGAAAGCGCAAAATAAATTTGAATCAAATCGAAAGGAGGCAAAAAATTTGACAAACCGAAATGATAATCGGGAACGAAAAAATAAATACCCGAATAACCAAAAGCAAGAATCTGAATTCTCAAAAGAAACCAATATTCGAAGTGAGATCACAAAAAAAGATTTACAAAATAAATCAGAATAAAAAGAAAGGATCGATTGTCATTAATGAAACAATCGATCCTTTCTTATCTCTAACCATTGACTATATTAATATCTTATCATTTCTTCGCTAATCTCTCTTCTATATTGAATTGCAGAAAGAAATTTGAGTCCTCTTAGCTTTGGTATTTGCTCGTCAAGCATCAATGCAAAACAGTTACTTTTTCAAGTGTTCCAATTAAAACAGTTGGTTTAGTTCAATTGTTGAAAAAATAATTGCTGTATTTTCCTTAAAAAGTGAAAGTATTCCTTCTAACGTTTGTTTTGCGAAATCCGATCCAGCAGATAATGAGTACATATAGCACGACAACAGGAAGAGCAACTTCGATCCCAAATGTACCGCCCGTTATCCAAACACTGTCCGATTTTAACCTGAGCATCACAAGCGAAGAATGACTTCTGTCAGCCACAGGAGCAAATTGCACCATTTGGGAGTTCATAAAAAAGTTCCAAATGATATGCACCACGACTGCATTCCATACATTCCCCGTCTTATAAACAATAAGCGAAAACATAATGCCAACCAAGCTGCCAGCGATAAGTACCAAGCACACATCAACCAACTTCAGCCCATTCACAGTAAGTAAATGAAGGGCGCCGAACAAGATAGAAGTGATGCAAACGGCGGTAATCGCATTCCATTTGTCTTCGATTAGCTTAAACAAATATCCGCGGAACAAAATCTCTTCAATCACCCCGGCAGAGCATGCCATTATGAACGAGACAGTGATAAACGCTAACGCAGATTCAATATGAAAATGTTCTTGCTTTTCAAAAACGACGAATTGTGTGAGCAGATAAAATGCTATTACTGTAAGTGGCATTGCCAAGCCAACAAAGACCCATATTTTATCCGTCTCGAACAGTTTATGAATACGAAAGTATCCACTCGATTTTTTAAAGAACAGCCGCGCATACAACCATAGCAGTCCTACAGTAAATCCAATACGTAGAAGTTCTTTGACCGCAACCCGCATCGTACCGTTTTCAATCCCATCCGTCAAGGGATTCACAAAAATGGCAGCTAACAAAAACAAAATAATCAACATCAAACAATGTATAACAACCTTTCCCCAGTGCATGAGTAATAGCTCCTCCCTTTTTAAGGTTCGCGAAGCAATATCAAAGCTGGCAGCCTTAAAATGAATGCACAATGGCCCTATCGTTCACAATATACCGATTTACAAATCTTATAATATGTTTTTTGGGTTAGATATGTATATATACTCTAAAATGAAAAATAGTTTTGTAGATGTGCGTAAAGCTGTTCCGAAAATCTCCAAGTGCGTTGCCTGTTGGAAAATTGTGCAGAGCAATACGGGATGTTAAAAATAGACAAGAATGTACGAATAAGTCTTTTTTAGCGTCATTTGTAATAATGATCACATGATGAGGAACCTTTTCTAGATGCTTGTATATAAAATAACCAAAAGGATCGATTGTCATTAATGAAACAATCGATCCTTTCTTATCTCTCCATTGACCTAGTAAAATAATTTTATTCTTTTTCTGCACAAAAAAAATGTCTTAGATTCTTCTAAATTAGTGTCTTATCTTTCCTCTCTAATTTCTTTTCTATATTGAATCGCAGAAAGCAATTTGAGGCCTCTTAGCTTTGGTATTTGTTCGTCAAGCATATTCAGCGCTTCCGTTTTCTTTCCTTCGTGTACTCTTTCCTCTGCTTCAAGCCAAGTTCGATAAACCGGATCCTTTACTTTTGCTTTGTATTGCTGATAAGTACTGTGATCGCCTAGTTGAAGGGCAATGGCTGCACCATAATACCACTTATGAACGTTTTCTTTCATTTGCTGAAGCAGCTCTTTTGCTTCATTGTACCGTTTTTGTTTCGAAAGCAGGATCAAATAAGAAATTATTTTCAATTGACTTGAACGGATCCGAAGAAGTTCTTTTTCAGCCTTTGTTACATCATCATTAAATAAATGGTAAATAAACTGATAGTTCGCTTGTTTCGATTTTTTTAAGAAATTCATGATTTTGTTGACGTCTTTTTCAAAAAAGACAAGATAGTATGACCTGTAAAGCAGAGTTAAAGCAAAAGGAATAAACACTAACAGAAAAATCCATTGAGGAATATCAAAAACCCCCATTAAGAAGGATATTGCAAAAAGCAGTAAAAAGAGCCAAACCAATTCTAATCCCCCAATATCATTTTAATAGCATAAGAAAATCACTGGAACTTCTGATGATTTTCCTTTCTTCCAGATCCATATTCTGCGATTCAATTATTAAAACTTACCTTATCAAAGTGGTTATCTCTTCAGCAATTTCATTGATTGCAAGAATCACTTTCTTACACTCACTATTGCTATAAAGATTGTTCATTGCAGTTATGATTTCTTTTTCATCAGTCCAGTCTAGAATTTCATGGGTTCCAGAAAATATTCTTGTGTATGATGCCTCAGGCAGCTTGGATCTCGGGTTTATCTTTATTCCTTTTTCTTCTAACCTATTGAGGAATTCTATTCTTTTATCAGATTCAAGCGGTCCAACTTCTATAGTAAACTTTAAACGATTATCTTTCAAACGTTCAAACCACATTATCAAACAATTATTTAGCCACCAATTCCATCTAGGAATTCCGAAAGATTGCTCTAATACTCTGAATTCTGGCAAAATAAACGATGGCAAGCGATGGTGGACGTTGTAACATCCCTCTTGAATTCCCTGTTCCTTCATAAATTGTTCAAATGATTTTGCGAGTATTTCTTTTTCACCAGTATTTTCTGTATGAATCATTTCATCATCGGAATTTTGCCCATAAACAATCTCATGAATGGCTCCGGAAATGGCTGTGCAAATTGAGTAAAAATCCTCCTTATTGTAAAGCCGGTTCATTGCCTCTACAATTTCTTTTTTATCAGCCCAATTTTCAACTTTTATTGCTGAAGTATAGATTCTGGTGTACATAGCTCCTTGCTCTTTCGATTTTTCCTTTATTTTGACACCTTTCCTTTCCAGTGTATTGAGAAGTCTTAATCTCGCTTCATAATCCAATGGTCCAACCTCGACTGTAAGCTTCAATCTGTTGTCCCAAATCCGCTCAAACCAAATAATAAAGGCATTGTTCAACCACCATTCCTCTTTGGGAACACCTAATATTTCATCAAGCTGTCTCCATTCCGGAAAAATAAAGGAAGGTACTCTTATATGATCGCGCCAGCAATTATCAGGGATTTCATTTTGAAGAACAAACTCTAAGAAAGCTTCCCTGATTATACTGTTTCCGACCGTATATATAAAATTAATCGTTTCTTGATGGTCCAAATAAATTTTATCGATGGCGATTTTATCTTCAGGGCTGAGGGCCGCAACTTGTGTTAACACTTCGCTGCTAA from Bacillus methanolicus MGA3 includes the following:
- a CDS encoding molybdopterin oxidoreductase family protein, coding for MHSYVDQRNGVFPSVCSLDCPDQCGLLVHKKDGKIVKIEGDPNHPVTKGNICNKVRNMTERIYDEKRLKYPMKRTGAKGEGKFEQISWKEAIKTITAHWKKLIQTDGPESILPYSFYGNMGNLSAEGMDRRFFHRLGASLLDRSICSAAGTEGYKYTMGGRFGIDPEDTIHSRLIIFWGINAVSTNMHQVVLAQKARKNGAKIIVIDVHKNQTGRLADWFIPILPGTDSALALGIMHILFDEDMVDTAFLQKYTVGHEELREHVVQYDPVTVSSITGVPVEDIYKLARMYGQISPSFIRIGNGLQHHDNGGMTVRTISCLPALTGQWLVKGGGAIKGNGDYLAYNTQKLQRPDLLKNKNTRVINMNLLGQALLELDPPVKSLFVYCSNPAVVAPEANKVREGLAREDLFVVVHDLFLTETAKYADIVLPATSSFENTDFYTSYWHHYIQIQQPVIERYGESKSNTEVFRLLAKEMGFDDRVFDESDEEMIAQALDHPNNPYLEGIDYETLVEKQYVKANVKPLFPGKLPTPSGKIELYSKKMEDDGYPPLPTYTPLVDDGDFPFLFVPGPNHNFLNSTFSNNEKHISLEKEPRLHMNVKDALAKGIHDGDQVRVWNHRGECEMKVSVGENVLPGVVVTQGLWGGAKQLVNSLTPDRLADMGGGATFFSGRVDVEKL
- a CDS encoding Nramp family divalent metal transporter; the protein is MSENIKKLAAVDDGWRNKRTQPTLPEVYRSLRIPKKGSWIKKFLAFAGPGYLVAVGYMDPGNWATDIAGGSQFGYTLLSVILLSNLMAILLQALAGKLGIVTGRDLAQACRDHYSKPVAMVLWILCELAIAACDLAEVIGSAIALNLLFGIPLIYGVIITALDVLVVLLLQNKGFRYIETLVIILILTIGACFATEIFLSKPDVGGILKGFVPSTEIINNPSMLYIAIGILGATVMPHNLYLHSSIVQTRQYDRTTLGKRQAIKFATWDSTIALFFALFINASILIVSSAAFHKAGMKDVAEIGDAYHLLAPLLGTTLGSILFGVALLASGQNSTLTGTLAGQIVMEGFLNIRLPGWLRRLITRLIAIVPAVVVTALYGESGTAQLLILSQVILSLQLSFAVVPLIQFTSDKKKMGEFANPLWLKVIAWIVAIVIISLNAYLLFQTFFG
- a CDS encoding multicopper oxidase family protein is translated as MILSKFVDELPIPPILKALRKDQFHTYYEVNMTEFKHSFHSELNDTTVWGYEGSYPGPTIEVESGEKVFIKWINNLPDKHLLPVDNTVHGAHVDVPEVRTVVHVHGASVEWESDGYPEAWFTKGFKQVGPYFRKQIYRYDNYNRACTQWYHDHALGITRLNVYAGLAGFYLIRDQRERILNLPSGEYEIPLMIQDKTFNKDGSLYYPKQPEKPVPELETSIVPEFIGDAILVNGKVWPHLKVEPRKYRFRLLNASNTRFYRLKLDSGQLIYQIATDGGFMQYPIGVKEIMLAPAERADVIIDFTNLEGKNIIMTNDAPAPFPTGDPVDENTSAVMQFRVTLPLASVDTSVIPAYMMPHPKIKEQSASKIRYLTLNDNMDKYGREFMLLDNKQWDAPITENPKLGSTEIWYLINLTTDTHPIHLHLIDFQILDRRDFDVEKYKKERIIHYTGPPMPPDPQERGWKDTVRANPNQVTRIIMKFGPYEGLYVWHCHILEHEDYEMMRPYIVIR
- the trpB gene encoding tryptophan synthase subunit beta; amino-acid sequence: MTSMSRVKLGYFGEFGGSFVPNELQHVLNHLEEQFLKYKDDPEFQEEFAFYLKEYIGRENPLTFAENLTKQIGRAKIYLKREDLNHTGAHKINNAIGQILLAKRMGAKRIIAETGAGQHGVATATACAMFGMECVIYMGKTDTERQALNVFRMELLGAKVVPVEKGQGRLKDAVDEALNDLVQNYQNTFYLLGSAVGPHPYPTMVKHFQSVISQESKRQILEKEGKLPAAVIACIGGGSNTIGAFAHYIDEPNVRLIGVEPSEAPTLTEGVPAVIHGFKCLTLLDENGQPKPTHSIAAGLDYPGVGPEHSYLKATGRAEYVTVTGQEALAAFQLLSKTEGIIPALESSHAIAYAIKLAKELSKDDAIIVNLSGRGDKDVEQVFNMIKK
- a CDS encoding C40 family peptidase; the protein is MIKKMMMLLCTAIMLAMGFMNPLVQAESVNYLENLKPELKGQVQPIISKSDQEVPQVKNELSGINYQIQKVDQAIRDNKKMIVQAEADIIETTSEIKQLKKEIVELEERIAKRNEILKERAISYQASGGGDVSYLEVLLGSESFSDFVDRAGAVVMIAQADKELLEQYEDEKRDLKNKQDSLQHKLTDLTEKKTEHEGMQAQLEEQQKQYNLRKEQLAKKEEKKIALKVESHIKASHLTVSKQILDNSAKATDVSAAPNTNQGTNGNKNSVITAGYKYIGNSVYVFGGGRTAYDIANGRFDCSGFVHWAFSQAGIKVGSSTDSLKNSGRQISVNEMQPGDLVFFDTYKKDGHVGIYIGNGKFIGSQSSTGVAIADMSNGYWKQKFNGRVVRIS
- a CDS encoding CPBP family intramembrane glutamic endopeptidase translates to MHWGKVVIHCLMLIILFLLAAIFVNPLTDGIENGTMRVAVKELLRIGFTVGLLWLYARLFFKKSSGYFRIHKLFETDKIWVFVGLAMPLTVIAFYLLTQFVVFEKQEHFHIESALAFITVSFIMACSAGVIEEILFRGYLFKLIEDKWNAITAVCITSILFGALHLLTVNGLKLVDVCLVLIAGSLVGIMFSLIVYKTGNVWNAVVVHIIWNFFMNSQMVQFAPVADRSHSSLVMLRLKSDSVWITGGTFGIEVALPVVVLYVLIICWIGFRKTNVRRNTFTF
- a CDS encoding PD-(D/E)XK nuclease family protein, giving the protein MDYNYEILSLLDNSLEFEKLHSKFSRFNPFKILRVDQFEIRHSNVLSWLLNPNDNHNLGSFFVKKLLAKTFVKAENENLLGRYNLIQLHKHSFHDLEVYREVQTSNNKRIDILAVSELQKVVILIENKYKSSESDGQLNNYLSFVRQKYSGYTIIPIFLSLDSSVPTNKEYFILDYHDILDILKIYMDVNGDQIFHPIKEFINYYISILEDELIRDEEDIELALQIYKKHKDAIDFLYAVHNEKADKFISSEVLTQVAALSPEDKIAIDKIYLDHQETINFIYTVGNSIIREAFLEFVLQNEIPDNCWRDHIRVPSFIFPEWRQLDEILGVPKEEWWLNNAFIIWFERIWDNRLKLTVEVGPLDYEARLRLLNTLERKGVKIKEKSKEQGAMYTRIYTSAIKVENWADKKEIVEAMNRLYNKEDFYSICTAISGAIHEIVYGQNSDDEMIHTENTGEKEILAKSFEQFMKEQGIQEGCYNVHHRLPSFILPEFRVLEQSFGIPRWNWWLNNCLIMWFERLKDNRLKFTIEVGPLESDKRIEFLNRLEEKGIKINPRSKLPEASYTRIFSGTHEILDWTDEKEIITAMNNLYSNSECKKVILAINEIAEEITTLIR